ATGATTTCAAGGAATGGCGGAGAGAGAGGGATTCGAACCCTCGGTACGGTTGCCCGCACTCCGGTTTTCGAGACCGGCCCGTTCGACCACTCCGGCACCTCTCCGCGAGGTTCAGGGCAGTGCGTGTGATGCGCGCCAACCCTGAGGGGTCAATCAAAGAGCGGGCGCTGTAGCCAAAGGCGCCCGGCCGCGCAAGCGGAGATTGGCCGCACGACAGGAACGATGTACATCTGGTCCATGAAACATTTCCTCCTCGCGAGTACGCTCGTCTTGGGCCTTGGGGCCTGCTCGGTCACACCGGCCTATGGCCCGTCATTGGAACGGGATGATTTTGGCTATCGCGAACAGCGGATCGAGACCAACCGCTATCGCGTGGTCTATCGCGCGCCGGATCGCGGCATGGCCATGGACGGCGCCCTGCGCCGCGCGGCCGAGCTGACGGTTGCCCAGGGCTATGACTATTTCGAAGTAGTGTCCCGCGATACCGATGCGGAACGGCGCGGCCGGTCGGGGCCCAGTGTCGGCATTGGCGGGTCAACCGGCGGCCGCAATAGCGGCGTCGGCGTGGGCATATCGCTGCCCTTGGGGGGCGGAAATGCCGAAGAGGTGACAGCGCGGCTTGAAGTCCTGATGGGACGCGGCACCAAGCCCGATACCGGTGAGGCCTATGACGCGCGGGTGGTTCTGGAAAATCTCGTCCCCTGACGGATGATCAGTCGCGGCGCTTGGGCCGGAAAAGTTCAAAGACGATGCCGCCTACGAGACCGCAGGCCAGGTGCACCCAGAGGCCAAGCGGATCACTGCCGCCGGGCACGGGGTAGAGGTCGTATTTCATCTTCATGAGGCTGAGCGCGACGAACACTGCCGCCGCCCCGGCCACCGGATAGGCGATCAGCGACAG
This genomic stretch from Parvularcula sp. LCG005 harbors:
- a CDS encoding CC0125/CC1285 family lipoprotein, translated to MKHFLLASTLVLGLGACSVTPAYGPSLERDDFGYREQRIETNRYRVVYRAPDRGMAMDGALRRAAELTVAQGYDYFEVVSRDTDAERRGRSGPSVGIGGSTGGRNSGVGVGISLPLGGGNAEEVTARLEVLMGRGTKPDTGEAYDARVVLENLVP